The following proteins come from a genomic window of Notamacropus eugenii isolate mMacEug1 chromosome X, mMacEug1.pri_v2, whole genome shotgun sequence:
- the LOC140516107 gene encoding uncharacterized protein, giving the protein MSTCSQLSKKKDKVVRKSVRLMKKQVEMEVVEDEHQVTIEAEKKARAQKKKLTAGEKKGKDGAAAGARGGTGDCGRDGDRGRGVGLRGRGGRGRGVSHSRGGGRGGAAGRGRGSRSRGVGHSRGGSRGRAAGHSPGGHGRGSGRGQGGARGRGGSRVQARPWGLVDQATPCNQTGPYDQAGLFDQAGPYDQVGPYDQAKSDDQVGSYDQAGPDDQVGTYDQAKPDDQVETYDQAKPDDQVGPDDQAKPDDQVGPDDQAKPNEQVGPDDQARPDDQAKPDDQAKPDDQAKPDDQVGPSDQAKPDDQVGPDDQAGPHDQAGPHSAQPLLRVPRGRRGMRRYDEKGRLNMNGEDLCDCLEKECLGCFYPCSQCQSTKCGPTCRSNRMWIYEAILNESGRVVNSFPYPQHKY; this is encoded by the exons ATGAGCACCTGTTCTCAGTTGTCTAAGAAAAAGGACAAGGTTGTGAGAAAATCAGTTCGCCTCATGAAGAAGCAGGTCGAGATGGAAGTGGTCGAAGATGAGCATCAGGTGACAATTGAGGCTGAGAAGAAGGCAAGAGCCCAGAAGAAGAAGCTGACTGCTGGGGAGAAAAAAGGCAAGGATGGTGCTGCAGCAGGGGCCCGTGGTGGTACTGGCGACTGTGGCAGAGATGGTGACCGTGGCCGAGGTGTTGGCCTCAGAGGACGTGGTGGCCGTGGCAGAGGTGTTAGCCACAGTAGAGGTGGTGGCCGCGGTGGAGCTGCTGGCCGGGGCCGAGGTAGCCGCAGTCGAGGTGTTGGCCACAGTAGAGGTGGTAGCCGTGGCAGAGCTGCTGGCCACAGCCCAGGTGGCCATGGCCGAGGTAGTGGCCGTGGCCAAGGAGGGGCCCGCGGGCGAGGTGGTTCCCGTGTCCAAGCTCGCCCCTGGGGCCTTGTTGACCAAGCCACGCCCTGTAACCAAACTGGGCCCTATGACCAAGCTGGACTCTTTGACCAAGCCGGGCCCTATGACCAAGTTGGCCCCTATGACCAAGCCAAGTCTGATGACCAAGTTGGGTCCTATGACCAAGCCGGGCCTGATGACCAAGTTGGGACCTATGACCAAGCCAAGCCCGATGACCAAGTTGAGACCTATGACCAAGCCAAGCCCGATGACCAAGTTGGACCCGATGACCAAGCCAAGCCCGATGACCAAGTTGGGCCCGATGACCAAGCCAAGCCCAATGAACAAGTTGGGCCCGATGACCAAGCCAGGCCTGATGATCAAGCCAAGCCTGATGACCAAGCCAAACCTGATGACCAAGCCAAGCCTGATGACCAAGTTGGGCCCTCTGACCAAGCCAAGCCCGATGACCAAGTTGGGCCCGATGACCAAGCTGGGCCTCATGACCAAGCTGGCCCCCACTCAGCTCAACCACTTTTGAGGGTCCCACGTGGCAGGAGAGGCATGAGGAGATACGACGAGAAAGGCAGGCTGAATATGAATGGAGAAGATCTCTGTGACTGCCTGGAGAAAGAGTGCCTGGGCTGCTTCTATCCGTGCTCCCAGTGCCAGTCCACCAAGTGTGGGCCCACCTGCCGCAGCAATCGGATGTGGATTTACGAAGCCATTCTGAACGAGAGTGGAAGAGTGGTCAACTCCTTCCCATATCCCCAACATAA GTATTAA